From a single Paraburkholderia largidicola genomic region:
- a CDS encoding ABC transporter permease, translating to MKIDEKNVASSTMMSSLLGPKSRLIEGLRQSYGLIQAMGVLILLVLILSLLSPRFLTWINIYNLMGQMAVALIVAAGMTVVMISGEFDISVGSVVALSAAVSATLMPHIGVVLAILVSLLVGPVLGLFSGLVVTRGHVPSFIATLGMMMIARSLAFVTTGGQVISNLPDAFTETGQGVTFGVPNTFLIAVLCYGAGWVLMTRTTFGKKVYAVGANRNVAVLSGIRADRVKIICLMIVGLSASFAGNLLLSRVGAIQADTAKGLEFEVIAAVVIGGTSLSGGQGNILRTIIGVVTIALIRNFLNLSRIDIFWQDFATGAIILGAVLLDVLQKRIAGQVR from the coding sequence ATGAAGATAGACGAAAAAAACGTGGCTTCATCGACTATGATGTCATCCCTTTTGGGCCCTAAATCGCGCTTAATAGAGGGGCTGCGGCAATCCTACGGCCTTATTCAGGCAATGGGCGTCCTTATCCTGCTGGTTTTGATCTTATCGTTGTTGTCCCCGCGATTTTTAACGTGGATAAACATCTACAACCTTATGGGGCAGATGGCAGTCGCGCTCATTGTGGCGGCCGGCATGACCGTGGTGATGATTTCCGGGGAGTTTGATATCTCGGTGGGATCCGTAGTTGCACTCTCGGCTGCCGTCTCTGCGACCCTCATGCCGCACATCGGTGTAGTCCTAGCGATTTTAGTTTCGTTGCTCGTTGGTCCTGTACTTGGGCTATTTAGTGGACTTGTCGTTACTCGGGGACACGTCCCTTCATTCATCGCCACACTGGGTATGATGATGATCGCCCGGAGTCTTGCATTTGTGACGACCGGTGGTCAGGTTATATCAAATCTCCCTGACGCTTTTACGGAAACCGGTCAGGGCGTCACGTTTGGCGTCCCGAACACGTTTTTGATCGCGGTCCTATGCTATGGCGCGGGTTGGGTTTTGATGACACGCACGACGTTTGGTAAGAAAGTGTATGCGGTCGGAGCAAACCGAAACGTAGCGGTGCTGTCGGGGATCCGAGCTGACCGAGTGAAGATTATCTGCCTCATGATCGTCGGGTTGTCGGCTTCATTCGCGGGCAATCTCCTCTTATCTCGCGTCGGCGCCATCCAGGCGGACACAGCCAAGGGCCTCGAGTTTGAGGTAATCGCTGCGGTTGTGATCGGCGGAACGAGTTTGAGCGGCGGTCAAGGGAATATCCTGCGTACGATCATCGGAGTTGTCACGATCGCGTTAATTCGTAACTTTCTTAACCTTTCTCGCATTGATATTTTCTGGCAAGACTTCGCCACCGGCGCAATTATCCTTGGAGCGGTGCTACTTGACGTGCTTCAGAAGCGGATTGCTGGGCAGGTGAGATAA
- a CDS encoding substrate-binding domain-containing protein produces MGLTKRLSTALALVATLTSTSATAGPNFTVGLSLFYGGNPFVITLQNGARKAVEDWKAKGVNINMLVTNGGDTDTTRQIGDLEDLYAQGVNGLVVFPGDSVVVSEPVKNIYNKNHIPVVVADTGLNSGKYDYLVISNNFEGGQRAAELMAKNLKPSSSVIVFDNATGVAVAQARINGFETRAKELGLKVITRKTLKLSLEDGRRTMQDTILSSPEVSGVFFINQLVAQGAYAALVEAKRTDVKLVSFDLDRVSYQMVKDGRILGLVVQDPYKIGYESMNAMAMKLMGATLKAHEDLLPTKVLTKENASAFADDPQVTGK; encoded by the coding sequence ATGGGACTCACGAAACGGTTGTCCACCGCGCTTGCGCTCGTCGCAACGTTGACGAGTACGAGCGCGACAGCGGGGCCGAATTTTACCGTCGGCCTCTCGCTCTTCTATGGCGGAAATCCTTTTGTTATCACGCTCCAAAATGGGGCGAGAAAAGCCGTCGAGGATTGGAAGGCGAAAGGCGTCAATATTAATATGCTGGTGACTAACGGCGGCGATACAGACACGACTCGACAGATCGGTGATCTTGAAGATCTTTATGCACAAGGTGTCAACGGACTCGTAGTGTTCCCTGGCGATAGCGTTGTCGTTTCTGAACCGGTTAAGAACATTTATAACAAAAACCATATTCCGGTCGTCGTTGCAGACACCGGTTTGAACTCGGGAAAATACGACTATCTCGTTATCTCGAACAACTTTGAAGGGGGGCAGAGGGCCGCCGAGCTTATGGCCAAGAACCTGAAGCCTTCTTCAAGTGTGATCGTCTTCGACAACGCGACTGGGGTAGCAGTGGCGCAAGCCCGGATCAATGGATTCGAAACGCGCGCGAAGGAATTGGGATTGAAAGTCATAACGCGGAAGACATTGAAGCTAAGTCTGGAAGACGGTAGACGCACGATGCAAGATACGATCCTCTCCAGTCCTGAAGTTTCAGGAGTGTTCTTTATTAATCAGTTGGTGGCACAGGGTGCGTATGCGGCACTCGTCGAGGCTAAGCGCACTGACGTTAAGCTTGTCTCCTTTGACCTCGATCGCGTCTCATATCAAATGGTCAAAGATGGAAGGATACTCGGTCTTGTCGTTCAGGATCCCTATAAAATTGGCTACGAGAGCATGAATGCCATGGCCATGAAGCTGATGGGGGCTACTCTCAAGGCGCACGAAGACCTTCTTCCAACGAAAGTGCTAACGAAAGAGAACGCGTCAGCCTTCGCGGACGACCCGCAAGTGACTGGAAAGTAG
- a CDS encoding sugar ABC transporter ATP-binding protein, whose amino-acid sequence MPKYIFDCGGIVKTFLGVQALKSVDFAVEPGRIHGLVGENGAGKSTLLKIISGVHHPDSGHMQLDGDTIHLAGTDDALKKGIVTVHQDINLIESMTVAENIMLNNEPARAGLLRRQSQKEEVTRLLHDYGIEADPDSVISTLPNDVKKMVQILKAVSRNPRLLLLDEPTSALTDIEVNFVLDLIRALSRNGVGIVFVSHYLAEVFAVCDDITVLRDGAIVASTSKDATSLDEVIQRMVGRSLTMEPERPTSSPAADILLSVRNLSVRGGLDNVTFDLHRGEVLGFTGLTGSGLTELSRALFGSSNNKRSSGNFEIAGRAVDLDSPVRSIGYGMALLTHDRLRDGILPESPIYDNVCMANLDYFNGRFGLLDEKAMVETGRSAIERLRIRAPGPKSKIKFLSGGNQQKVLFAKWLETKPSIFILDEPTTGVDVGSKAEIHATIAAIVSAGVGVILISADLLDIERLCNRVLVMFRGSVVGEFSGASIRREAILATSVSGRMQ is encoded by the coding sequence ATGCCTAAGTATATTTTCGACTGCGGAGGGATCGTTAAAACCTTCCTCGGCGTCCAAGCGTTGAAGAGCGTTGACTTCGCTGTGGAACCGGGGCGGATTCACGGTCTTGTCGGCGAAAACGGAGCCGGAAAAAGTACGTTGTTGAAGATTATCTCGGGGGTCCATCACCCCGATTCGGGTCACATGCAACTCGATGGTGACACCATCCATCTTGCCGGAACTGACGACGCGCTCAAGAAGGGAATCGTCACGGTTCACCAGGATATTAATTTGATCGAGAGCATGACTGTAGCGGAGAACATCATGCTGAACAACGAGCCGGCGCGCGCCGGACTTCTTCGTCGACAGAGTCAAAAAGAAGAGGTGACCAGGCTTCTTCACGACTACGGTATCGAGGCGGACCCGGACTCCGTGATCTCGACGCTGCCCAACGACGTCAAGAAGATGGTCCAGATCCTCAAGGCTGTCAGTCGGAATCCGCGACTGCTATTGCTCGATGAGCCGACATCAGCTCTTACAGACATAGAGGTTAACTTCGTTCTCGATTTGATCAGAGCGCTTTCCCGGAATGGCGTCGGCATCGTTTTTGTGTCGCACTACCTCGCTGAAGTGTTTGCCGTTTGCGACGACATCACAGTGCTTCGCGACGGCGCTATCGTTGCGAGCACCTCAAAGGATGCCACGTCCCTCGATGAAGTCATACAGAGGATGGTCGGACGTTCGCTAACTATGGAGCCCGAGCGGCCGACATCGTCGCCGGCAGCGGACATATTGTTGTCTGTACGCAATCTGAGCGTTCGAGGCGGTTTGGACAATGTCACATTTGATTTACACCGCGGCGAAGTTCTCGGTTTTACTGGACTGACTGGTTCAGGCTTGACTGAACTCTCTCGAGCGTTATTCGGTAGCAGCAACAATAAGCGGTCCAGTGGCAATTTCGAGATTGCTGGACGCGCGGTCGACCTCGATAGCCCCGTGCGTTCGATTGGTTACGGAATGGCGTTGCTCACGCATGACCGTTTGCGCGACGGAATTCTTCCCGAATCGCCGATTTACGACAACGTATGCATGGCCAACCTGGATTATTTCAACGGCCGTTTCGGGCTTCTTGATGAGAAAGCGATGGTTGAGACGGGGCGGTCAGCAATCGAGCGATTGAGGATTCGTGCGCCCGGTCCAAAAAGCAAAATTAAATTTCTCAGTGGCGGCAATCAACAGAAAGTGCTGTTCGCAAAATGGCTGGAAACCAAGCCATCGATTTTCATACTTGACGAGCCAACGACGGGTGTGGATGTAGGGTCGAAGGCTGAGATACACGCGACGATAGCTGCGATAGTATCCGCCGGGGTTGGGGTCATCCTTATTAGCGCGGACCTCCTCGACATAGAGCGTCTGTGCAATCGAGTGCTCGTAATGTTCAGAGGATCCGTAGTAGGAGAATTTTCGGGCGCGAGTATCCGTCGCGAGGCTATCCTCGCCACAAGTGTCAGTGGGAGAATGCAATGA